Sequence from the Candidatus Neomarinimicrobiota bacterium genome:
CCACCTGTTCAGCGATGGGCCGCAACCCACCGGCCTGCGCTACTGCATCAACTCTGCCGCCATGACCTTCGTGGAGGCCTCGGCAAAGTGAGACTCATCATAGTGGGGCTGGAGCTGTCTGGAGCATCATAGCTTTTATTCCGATGGTTGGCGTATATTACCAGTTGTTTCACTTGTCTATTGCAGAAGTGCTGGTGCCCGTGAATTTACTTGTCCATGCAGAATTGACTTACTAATATCATGTAATAGTTGATAAACGTGGCTGGAGCGGAGTTATACAGTTAGTTGGCCCGGCCATTGATTGTGTAGCTAAAGGCTCTCAAGTTAGTGTTTTACCAGCTNNNNNNNNNNTAGACGTCGTATGATAATTGGTTCCAACATGAAGAGTAAGGTATCCAAGACTAATCCTGAGAAGTCCAAACATCGGCTTGGTCTTGGGAATAGTTCTGTTCTTAACTACTGGATGCTCTTCAACAAGGTTTCGTTCGGTTTGCTCGGATATCAATCCATTCTCCCTCACTACAATTAGGCCAGACACGGCAAATACGATCGTATT
This genomic interval carries:
- a CDS encoding peptide-methionine (R)-S-oxide reductase; protein product: HLFSDGPQPTGLRYCINSAAMTFVEASAK